In Plasmodium coatneyi strain Hackeri chromosome 4, complete sequence, the genomic window aaagacatctACCGAGTGCGTTACCTTACTGAAGTGACAAACGGGTGAGAATCCCCGCCGGTAAGACTTATAAGGCGAGAAAAAGTGAGAAGAAATGACGAAAAGGGAGAACTAAATTTTGCGCTGATTTTCTTAACACGTTTGTGCTTCCTGCGGAAGAAGACTATCTCTGCCCTATCATTTTACACAGCTCACGTAGCTCTGCGGTCAGGGAGGCAAATTGACGACGCGCATATCGTCTTGGAATGTTTAATGTAGAGAGTTGTACGAGGGCAAACTGCCAATCGGCCACCCGGAAAGTCGCGTCTCTTTCCATCCTCCAAAGTTCCCTCAcagaaagtgcaaaaatgttaCGTCTACATTTTGGCTGAATTTGTAAGGGGCCTACCCCCGCTTTATTCGCGGagctcctttatttttctctccgTTGTTGCACACACGAAGGGAGCGCAGTACCATCCTGGACACCATTTAAGGTGCCTCCCAATAGAGTTACAGGAAGGATGCCTCAGCGTTGCTAGTGCCAGGGCAGTTTAGCCGATCCGTCATAATGGCAAAGGAAAATGTCGGTGGGTGGCACTCAAtttgtttcctcttttttactGTTTCATTCTATgagttttttatttaacccCCCACAGCTTGCACAACTGAACAGCTGCCCGTTTTGCGTGCGTACCATTTGGAGGAACACATTCAAATTTTCCTTAGGGGCCAACTTAAAGGCAATCAAAACGGAGTACCGCGTTGGCTTTGTTTCTGTCATCGAGTGAGTCATTCCCCTTGGCGTTACAACTTTTCCCTCTGAGGATACACTACTTCCTTTGAACTCATCTCCATTTTgaaatgaatatatgtgcgtatgtgCCCATGTACGCAATTTTCACCGACTTCGTCAAAATCAACGCCGTTTCATAGGAAGAAGCACTCGCGGAAGAAGTGATCCTGAAGAACTGCAGAACGGAATGCGGCATACAGAAAGGATTGCACTGAAGCAGGAAAAGCATAGTTATAGCTATCCTAAAGCAGTTAgccagaaagaaaaaaatatgaacaaaaaaaaaaaaaaaaaaaaaatattccatgTTCATGTAAAAATGGCATGTAGCTGTGATAAAAGGAGTGACCTTTCCTGTACGTAAGAAAAAGCACATAtggtttttttcttttcgaaAAATCACATCGTTAATGTTAATGAAAGCGCAGTTTTGAGATGTTACGTGaggagaaaaggagagaagtCACTTTcgtcaaaaaagggaacaacattgCGCAtgagtgaaaagaaaaaaaaaaacaaaacaaaagggaCATCCTCTGCAAGGGCTACAAGAGGATAGAAACCTTAAATAAAGAGAGGGTTAGTAAGAAGTGGACCTGAAGAGATATTCACCACTGAGGAGTGTACCCCTACCGGTGACGAAAAGGACCATCGCGTATAGTGTGCCAAACGTCCACCACCACCTACCTGTCCAGTGAGCCCGCAAAAATGTCGTTCCTTAGTAGCCCCTCGACCAACCACATGATAACCAACTTAACCAAAAGGACAAATGAATTTCAATCCAAAATAGATAGCATACTTAACAAAATAAGCACGGAAAGCTTGCCCTTCCAGAAGAAGTCCTTCATTTGCTGCGTGAACTGCTTCGACACATACAACACGGATTTTGAGACCATCGGCAAGTGCGTGAACAACTGCCAGAAAGGGACGGAGCATTTTGTGCAGGTCGTCCAAAATGAGATGCAGAACTTGCAGAACAATTTACAGTCATGTCAGCAGGtaagttgaaaaaagaagaaggaggataaaaatagaataatacCGTGCAGGGTCCGTGTGCGTATTGTGGGGTGGGCATCCCTGGGAGGTATCCAATACGGAGGTGCCACCTGTTATATGCATCTTCGCCACCCCCTGTGCACATTAGCATCACCCCTTATGCTCCTTCCCCCGCCACCTTTTCAGTCCTGCTTCTACAAGTACTCCCCCAATTATGCCAAAAGCAACGCAAACATAGACGGTCCAACCatcgaaaaagaaatggaagggTGCGTGGTCAAGTGTTTCGACAAGCATGAACCCATGCTGCCGGAAATATCCGACCGCCTGCACAAGACGCTAAAGGAAGAGatgaaatgagaaaaaaggaaaaatgagcGCAAATAAGAGGGAGCGGCTTGTTGTAAACTTCCCTAAGGTGGCCATCACCGAGGGAACAACAAGGGAGGAAACGGTGCAGAGTCCTACCCccatggagaaaaaacagaacaagGAAAACAACGTAGGATAATATATGTCACTACCGTACAACATGGATAACCGGCGCAAGAGTTACGTGGATGACCCTTCCCTTCGCCTTCCAGCGCAGTACAGTCGTTTGatttgatgtttttttcttatttcttttaagaCCATACAGCAGGACTCCTCATTTGAGTTGATCCTAGTCTATGACATGTTAGGGGCTACCTTTTAGGAGACCCTTAACTAATGTTGCTTGTAGCATTAGGACAGATCCGCCACTGAGTGTGCCCCCCTCCCGTGCGCATTAGCAtatacccctttttttttttttttttttttttctttttattgtgtgtgtacgcattccatttcttttttttttttaaatttttagaGGGGTAAacggatatatttttttttctttcatttgtatacttaaaaaaaacataggGGAAGATATTCCCAAAAAGGGCCGCGaaacaagaaaagaaaaaaggggcagatcttttcgaaaaaaatatttgggCATTTAAagaaagatggaaaaaatttaggaaggtaaaaaactataacaaaaaaaaatttcatgaacatattttgtatcttcaataaaaaaaattatcccaacCAATCAGAATAAAGTacgaaaaattttttctttttaatttatatcaattacacatgaacatgtaaaaaatttaatacaaaacaaaaaaaaaaaacaaaaaaaaaaaacaaaaaaaaaaaaaacaaaaaaaagaaaaatatatttactacaccctaaacccggaatctgaacttggaacactttccttagAAACATCTTCCTCAGGAAGGAAGTATTCCCTctctaaacccggaatcttaacatggaacctgttccgcAGAAAATTCATCCTTCCCaacatcaaccctaaacgcggaatctgaacttgcaacctgttccttacggaaaaaagtcttcctccctaaacccggaatatGAACTTAGAACCTTCTCTTTAGgagcattttcttcttctataaAGCCGGaacccataaattcttgaaccaaaatttcaaaaaagtcctccTGAACCAGTTTggtgtcccccttttgacattcgtctaagacttctaaatgaatatcaataatggtacgACGACCTACACCACGCTTACCAActtgtttccttcttttctgtggtgttgatcttggttgttttcgttcccttactaaggtatattcatgtggaccatcctgCTGATCCACGTAATCAAGAGGTTGTTCTTCTAAAGGAGGACCACGTATTTGaggagctcttctgtaacgctttcttcccttaccaagcattccaaagtactaaagaaaaaaaaaggaaagggttgttaggggtggtagtgtggaaggaagattgttaaaGTGATAGGTTGTagggaggttgttagggtggaaggaagtgttgttagggtggaaggaagtgttgttagggtggaaggaagtgttgttagggtggaaggaagtgttgttagggtggaaggaagtgttgttagggtggaaggtggaaggaaggaatgttgttagcgtggtggtaggaaggttgttaggtgggttgttaggtgggttgttaggtggtaggtgggttgttaggtggtaggtgggttgttaggtggtaggtgggttgttaggtggtaggtgggttgttaggtggtaggtgggttgttaggtggtaggtgggttgttaggtggtaggtgggttgttaggtggtaggtgggttgttaggtggtaggtgggttgttaggggtggaaggaaggaatggtaTAAGGAAGGGAGTTAAAGGAGGGTCTGAGGAGGCAGGAACGAAGGTGGGTGtacggaaggaagggaaggactgttaggggtggtaggtggaatggaaggaagaaataaatgaaggaagaataaaggaagaaggtagTTAAGAAGAAATGTTCTTATTATTATCAGAAGAACTGTTAtgataaaagaaaggatatgtgttttgtgcatatatatatatgttccctaTGATAAGTGtatctatttttttaccttggtAAGAAGATAACCAATAACGACAGTTCCAATGAAGACAGGGATTAAGGGAATAGAGGGGATGGTAGAGTCCCCTATATTCTCTTCATCCCTGGTTCCAGGTTGAATTCGGGGTGATGGATTATGTATTGCAGTTTTCGTTGATGGAAATGCTTTTCCTGAGCTTATACCCCCTGATGTTAATTCCGGCGTTGGGGGAGATGCACTAACTTTCATTTCATTATCCGGTGCCTGTGGAGTATGAGGAGTTGATGCGGCCGGACTCCCTTCTCCTACAGTGGGAACCGATATGTCTACCTTCGGGCGTGATATATCCACTTTGGGAACCTTTATATCTATTTGTGGATCTTTTAGGTCAACCGTCCCTTGAGGATTACTATCATCTACAGCGTTTGGAGCGATAGGAAGGGCGACGGGGAGACCGGTAGAATCTTCGTGGACAGGAGtgacagaagaagaaggaaggtgagCTGTACCTTCAGCTACATTAACATTACCTGGTGAACTACCTGCTCTACCAACAGGACCAACCCCTCCAGGTTTAGCTTCCTGGTCCTCATCAGGAAGAGCAACGGATGGTTCTGTTGATAGCGGATCACCATCTCCGTCCAGACTAAGACATTTCATAGCTTCCTCCCCGTCACCATCTACCTGTCCACTAGCACACTGCTCCTTAGTAGGTTTCTTTTTAGGAGATGTTGTACTCTTACCTGTGTCCTCTGTTTGAGCAGTGTCCTTCGTCCCTGCTGGTTTTGGTTGTGGTTTCTCTGGTATGGGTACTGCGTGTGCTGGTTTCTCTgagtcacttttttttgttcctttttcttgaCTTTCCTCACCccctttctcctccttacCGTCGGAGGCGGGGAGTGATGGACCAAAGTCTAAGAGAGACTGCTTCTTCATCTctaccttcttcttcacttctttaattttatcTCCAAAATTTCCTTGATCTGCTTTCAATATATTCACTATTTCGGATCCCTCCTTCAATTCCTCCATGAATTCATTTAATGCTGCATTTGCATTATTATCCCAATTAGCATTATCCTTTCGACTTAGCTTTACATTACTGAGCTTattccctcctcctttacaCCATCCTTTTGTGTCTACGTCGTCCATCTTTCTCCcacatttccccccttgcaTCCATTTCATTATTAAGTTCAACATATCGTTGCCATCCCTCCACAGATTCTTAATAGACAGGTATGCACAGTTTGCATATTTCTCTGTACCTGGTAATGTATCTTTCATACTGTGCATTCCTGTGAAGACATACTTAATAACTTCACTCGGAACACAATGATCTCTCACATACATTAACCAGATATTTAATAAATCGCACTTCCCTACGCATGCTTTCCTTTGGCCCGTGTGTGTGgaactatttttttcacaataatATGGGTTATTATTCACCATCAGTAAGTTCTTTAACAGAACTTTGCAAAATTCTTGGTACCTGCCCATATTACCTTTGTCCTCATCCTTAATTTCATCACACCAAGGAAACAACATCTCTAGTTTACTGTACTTATAGTCCTTACTATCTTCCTTCTCAGTTGGATTATTGGAGAACTTCGTGAACAGCTCATCCCACTGTGCTGTAcattaatggaaaaatataaatgcaaTATACATTCATGCATCCATGTTCTTCTAATATTTAATTCTACCATTACCATAAGGATTATTACATGAATGATTCATACTCCCTTTGAACAGGAGGAAATATTTCAAATTTGGAGTAtaccttcctccccctcctcaAAATTTGCACTTGCACATTCCCCTGTGAGGATGCTTGGTGGTGGGGTTCTTTGTCTCTGTATTTCTTTgtttatttcctcttcaattttattaataCCCTGCaatttcccttcctttattttaagGAATAAATTCTTTTGACTTTCCCctgttatatatgttccatttTCCACTACTTCCTgcacttccttcatttccttcccttctgtcCATTCCTGTGCtctattttctcccttttccttattcttttttttttctttggtaaCCCTTGAATTCATGCACCACGGTGCATTATTAGTTTTGCTTAGATTCCCATAGCCTGCAACAACGGATTCTTTCTCTTCAATCCATTGCGCTACTCTTTCCCCAATTAGTTTTGTTCCTATTCTTACTTCTTCGAAATTCATCCATGCACATTTTCCATAACTGTCAGGAACCCCCAATGCTGCCCTCTGTGGTTCTGTTACTCTTAATGCGTAGTCCAAATAATCTTCGAACCAGCAGTACTTCTTGAATACTTTGAACATGGCTACAGATCCTACAATACACCTCATAAatgccttttccttctcttcctcttcatttccCTTTACTCCATCCATACCCTCTGTTCTTAACCCttgcataaaataaaatattttcattaaATTCTTGCACATTGATTTATGGTTATCCTCAATTTGAATTTCATCTTCCAGGTCGTTCTCACAGAactcttttattatttcatcCTCCTTACTCAACGCATTTATTAGTTTTTCTGACATTCCTCTTAAATCatcccatatttttttctataaaataggaaaagtgaGGTTCCCACTTATTAGCAATTATCTTCCATATACATtgtactcctttttgttctaaTATGTTCCAAATAATATACACTCCTCACACAGAATTTCCATCTAATTTCATGAGAATTACGAATCCCTCATCATCCCAAATGCCCCTTCTTTCTATCCATTTTACTAGGAAATCTGTAAATGGATCCCCCATAGGCCCCACTTCTACATTCGGTTCTAGTGAAAGACTTGTTTTTTGCCCATCTCCTGGTGATCCTGTTGGACTTCTTGTTGTTGACACTGGAATCACTCCATTCGACATATCATCAGTGCCCGGAAGAGCTGCATCTGTACCGAATGTCATAATTACGGCACCACCATGTTCTATTGACCTACAGGAAggacgggggaaaaaaagatgaaaacaGAGAATGAGAGAGAACagaaaatacttttttttatacttttttttttcttttttttctcgtacAACTACTTT contains:
- a CDS encoding SICA antigen, with the protein product MKCTENTYKNIIPNLQTQLFLKIGKWIQEIVKGMTKKYDKDVITEATCENIGETDQEKKVCTFILQNLWKIKEMSKIPCESRSAEEVLRDYVHCTTLNLWRAMYISDHCDKNRVVENVYNAMKSMGATFSRPGTCNVCEYKELGAMDIVNGNLNVLNTIYSSIKGNNEVMNLINTNITPQKQCPGQDDPLTKLGLSGNSNNGMRTSGLRTTMNDHQQSNQQPSNEAGNVARSAEPGSNNKTFNGFQSGGEYVFTLTRGKPSGMTITPVAGGGSIEHGGAVIMTFGTDAALPGTDDMSNGVIPVSTTRSPTGSPGDGQKTSLSLEPNVEVGPMGDPFTDFLVKWIERRGIWDDEGFKKIWDDLRGMSEKLINALSKEDEIIKEFCENDLEDEIQIEDNHKSMCKNLMKIFYFMQGLRTEGMDGVKGNEEEEKEKAFMRCIVGSVAMFKVFKKYCWFEDYLDYALRVTEPQRAALGVPDSYGKCAWMNFEEVRIGTKLIGERVAQWIEEKESVVAGYGNLSKTNNAPWCMNSRVTKEKKKNKEKGENRAQEWTEGKEMKEVQEVVENGTYITGESQKNLFLKIKEGKLQGINKIEEEINKEIQRQRTPPPSILTGECASANFEEGEEAQWDELFTKFSNNPTEKEDSKDYKYSKLEMLFPWCDEIKDEDKGNMGRYQEFCKVLLKNLLMVNNNPYYCEKNSSTHTGQRKACVGKCDLLNIWLMYVRDHCVPSEVIKYVFTGMHSMKDTLPGTEKYANCAYLSIKNLWRDGNDMLNLIMKWMQGGKCGRKMDDVDTKGWCKGGGNKLSNVKLSRKDNANWDNNANAALNEFMEELKEGSEIVNILKADQGNFGDKIKEVKKKVEMKKQSLLDFGPSLPASDGKEEKGGEESQEKGTKKSDSEKPAHAVPIPEKPQPKPAGTKDTAQTEDTGKSTTSPKKKPTKEQCASGQVDGDGEEAMKCLSLDGDGDPLSTEPSVALPDEDQEAKPGGVGPVGRAGSSPDDSNPQGTVDLKDPQIDIKVPKVDISRPKVDISVPTVGEGSPAASTPHTPQAPDNEMKVSASPPTPELTSGGISSGKAFPSTKTAIHNPSPRIQPGTRDEENIGDSTIPSIPLIPVFIGTVVIGYLLTKYFGMLGKGRKRYRRAPQIRGPPLEEQPLDYVDQQDGPHEYTLVRERKQPRSTPQKRRKQVGKRGVGRRTIIDIHLEVLDECQKGDTKLVQEDFFEILVQEFMGSGFIEEENAPKEKVLSSYSGFREEDFFP